Below is a genomic region from Oceaniferula flava.
CCTGCTTTTCCAATCGTTGAGGCAGCGAGACATCGTCGGCATCCATGCGTGCGATGTAGCGACCACGTGCCAAGCGATAACCTAGATTCGAAGTTTCCACCACACCGCTATGATCTTTGCGCACCAGTCGGATCTTCTCCGGGTGCTGCTGAACCAGCGCTTTGACGATGGCAGCGGAATCGTCATCCGATCCATCGTCGACAACAATCAGCTCCCAGTCCGTCAGGGTCTGATCAAGAATGCTCTGGATGGCGCGCGACACGGTTGATGCCGCATTGTAACAGGGCATAACCACAGAGACCGTCGGTGAATGGTTGGACTGATCGATGCCGAATTCTAACGCGCAGCCATCACATTTTAAGCCCAAAGATCAAAAGAGATGTCACAAAACCTGGATCTCGGAGAAAAAGCCTGTCCGATACTTCATTTTATCAGTCACACACTGAGAAAAGCCTTTTTCCTATACAGCCAATAGAGCACCAGCCACTGCACCAGAACCAGTCCGCCGAGCAGGATGAGCTGCTGCACATCCGTATCGCTTTGACTGCGGGCCAAACCACGGAAAACAAAGTCACGAATATTTTTCCACGGCACATACCATTGGCTGGCATAAATCAGAATGGCGTTCATCCCGATCGGGATAAAGAACCACCCCAGCCAACGCTGTCTGGCAACATCCATGGTGATGTAGAAGGCGGCAAAACACAGGAAAGACCAGCCTGCCGAGCAGAGAATGAATGAAGGCGACCAGAGATCCTTGACGATGGGGATTAGCTGACTCCACAGCCAGCCAAGACCGAGACACAACAGTCCTGCCGCAATCAGCTCAAGACCACAGCGCAATCTGGCCCGGCCATACCCCCGCACCCACTCACCAGCCAAAGCGCCTAACAGACAGAGCATTCCTGCGGGTAAAATACGAATACTGCCTTCCGGGTCATAATTTTCCCGATACAACGCGGTGCTGATGAGATTGCGATCGAGCCAGGCTGCCAGATTATTTTCCTGCGTCATCTGCTGTCCTTTTCCAGGATAGGGAAGATACATCAGAATCAGGTGATAGAAGACGAGCACAGTCACGAAAATCACCAACCGCATTTGCCACGATTCCACGTGCAGGGTGATGCTGGCACCGATCAAATAACTCATTCCAATCAGCCAGAGCACGTTGTAAAAACGGATGTGATCGGGTTGAAAACTGAGAGCGCTAAAACTCAGCCCGATCAAAATCAACATCATCGATCGGATGAGAATCTTAACCTGTAAGCGCCAAGCCGATACACCATTGTCCAGCTTGGCCAATATTGAATAGGGCACTGCCATGCCAGCGAGGAAGATAAACAACGGGAAAATTAAATCGTAAAAATGGAACCCTTCCCATTGAACATGAGTCAATTGAACCGATAACTCTCGAAGCCAGAAATCGTCCACGTCTAGCAGATTTGCCAATGCTAGAACAAAACCCGAACCCCCAATAATCCAGAACATCTCAAAGCCGCGGAGAGCATCCAGAGAAAACAGACGTTGCGCCGGATCGGCAGCTTCTTGAGACTTTTCGTCAGACATGATGCAGGGGAATATGTTAAGAAAGCTGAAATAGTAGTCGATCGCCGGTCAATGACGAGTCAATTTATCGAATGTGGTTTTTTTAGCATTTGGAGCGCGACACAGCTGAGGGGACATGGCATAGTAAAAGTCAACGACATTAGAAATCATGAGCAACCGTCTACCTAAGCCCCACGATTATATTCCTGAGCCATGCCAAGAAAATTGGCACAGCATGTCAGGCGATGAAAAAATGCGCCACTGCGAGAAATGCTGCACCCACGTGCACAATCTCACGGGCATGTCTGCACAGCAAATTGCTGCGCTCCGCGTGGACCATGGAGGCAAACTCTGTGGTGCATTCCGCATTGGCTCTGGTATGGCCAAGCCTCTGGCATTGGGCTCAGGAATTGCCTCGCTCGCCTTGGCTTCGTGCTCAGACCCAGAGCCTCCATTGGTCGGCATGGTTCCACCAATCAGTGAACAGGGGCAAGAGGATGACCACGCAACGCCTCCTCCACACACAGATCATGAAATGGTAGCAGGCATGATCTGTCCGGCCACTCCGGAGGACGATTAACCAGTGCCTCAAACATCAATTTTTGGGAAAACAATCAGTCTTCTACACAGGTAGAATATTCAGTCCCGCAGCGGGGATTTCATGCTTTAGCTGCAACGATGGTTTGAGCACACTCACGCCCATGAACGACCTTTCAGCGACCCTCACCAGTTGTATCGATCTCGTCCGCCGTGTCGGAGATTTTCAACTCAGCCACTTCCGCAAAATGCCGGATGATGCCAGTGATATGAAGGCGGTGCGTGAGACCGTGTCCTTCGTCGATGTCGAGTCGGAGAACATGCTCTCGCAAGGATTATTGCCACTCGTTGATAACGCTGGGTTCTACGGCGAGGAAAGTGGCAAGTCCGGTAGCCAGGAGCTGGTATGGATTGTCGATCCGCTCGACGGCACCACCAACTACCTCAGTGGACTCGATCAGTTTTCCATTTCGGTCGCCTTGGTGGAAGCCGGCAAAACTATCCTCGGAGTCATCTATAAACCGGCTACCGGCGAGGTCTATTCCAGCGTCCGAAGGCAGGGGGTGTGTTACAATGGCGAGCCGACCAAGCCAACCCATCCGGAGATCGAAGCCAAAGACGCCTTGTTCTCCACCGGCTTTCCATATCGTTCCGCCGACGTTGCTGAACAGTTTTTCCAAGCCGCACCCCAGGTTCTCACACTTGGCAGAGGTATCCGCAGATCGGGCAGCGCAGCGCTCGATGTTGCCAACTTGGCCATGGGCTGGCAGCAAGGATTCTGGGAAACTGATCTCCAGCCTTATGACATCGCAGCCGGCATGCTGATGATGGCTGAAAACGGGATCGTAGTGACCAATCATCAAGGCAAACCCTATGACATGTTCAACGACCGCTTAATGGTCGCAGGCCTATCAAAGGTTCATGAAAAATTGTTGCCGGTGATTTCCGCCAACTACGCGCTGTAGCCATAACACGTCTGGCATGGGGCCTGAGAACTCTCCGTGTGATGTATTAAGACCGTCTCGCGCTATCAGAGGGTATCAGCAAGCTCTTCAGAAGACATATACCAGACCACGTATTACATGTATTGTGCGAAGTTGTTAATTGATGACGAATACGCATGCACAATTACACAGCCGCAAACGGAACCAGTCAACCTCTCGATTGAGCCCCACCAGCGCAAGTGCCTGCCCAGATCCGTGATAAATGATTAATGGTTGAGTTGGTCATGGGGCGAACATTCTGTCGCTCCTCCGGCGCTCGCCGCGTCAGGCATCAGGTCCGGTGGTTCCGCCAGGCTTCACCAACGGCTAGTTTTTGTCGCTATTCCAGAGCTGTTGCTAAAGATCACTCCGAATGCACACACTGCGCTGCTAAAATGATTAAACAAATGACGCTAGCCGCTCAGCCGCTCAGCCGTCAGATCCGTCCAATCAACCAATCAACCAATCAACCAATCAACCAATCAACCAATCAACCAATCAACCAATCAACCAATCAACCAATCATGTCAGACTCATGATTCTTATGAGTTTGAATGCGAATACCAGTAACTTAAGTTGTCCCTAATATGACCTTAACCCCTCGAGTTTCGCAACTTACATCATTCCGCTTCTTTCTGAACTGCTTCATAGTTATCGCCGTATGCCTGTGTTCTGCTGGTGAACTGGAAGCCCAAAAAGGTGGTAAAAAGAAAAAGCCAGCTACGAATGTCATTACCTCCATCAACAAGGAAACCACCGAATTTGTGGTCAATCGTAAGACTTACATCGCCTCCGACCGCGTGGTGATCAAAATCGACAACAAAAAGGCCGAATTCTCCGACCTCAAGGTAGGAATGACCACGATTGTTGCCTCACGTGTCGCTAATTACGGGAAAAAAGTAGGCACCAATACCTACGAGGCCCTCCGAATCTCGGCGATGACGTCGAAGAAAAAGAAAAAGTAACCACTGGGCGCAAACGTCAGTGCAATCATGCGACTGAGGCCCCCTCTCCGCTTAAATTTACTCAATACCCCCACAAAAAACGGCCGTGTTCCTCGTGAACATGGCCGTTTTGAGTGTAAGAATGCTTGATCCTGAGACGCTTACTTCACCAGCTTCTCGATCAGCTGGTTCATGCGTTTGGCCATCTGGTGTGGGTTTTCCAGCAGACCGGCGGCAAGCAGCGCGTTATCGGTCAGCTGCTGAGCCACTAGTTTGGCAGTGTCTTCATCTGAATCCACCAGCTTGGCCAGTCCGTGAATTACCTCATGGCGAGGGTTGATTTCCAGAGTCGCTTTGGTAGCGGGCATGTCTTGTCCCATCGACTGCATCATCGCACGCATTTGGGCGTTGGGCGCATCTTTGGGAGTCAGGGCGGCGACCGGGCTATCGATCAGTCGACCGGAGGCCTCCACTTTTTCGACGCGTTCACCAAGTTCCTTCTCGAGGAATTCGATCAGTTTCTCTGCGGATTTCTCGTCGAGCTCTTCGCCTTCGGTGGCGACGTCTTCGAGGTCGATTTCGCCACGGTCGGCAGAAACCAGTTTCTTGCCTTTGAACTCAGGCAGTGCCTCCATGACGTATTGATCGACTGGCTCGGTGAAGAAGCACACCTCCAGACCGCGGGCCTTGAAGGCTTCGAGGTATGGACCGCTCTCGATGGCGTCGCGTGACATGCCGGTGAGGTAGTAGATGTTCTCTTGCTCGTCCTTGGCGCGATCGATGTATTCCGCGAAGGAGGTCAGCTTTCCAGCCTCTTCCAGCGAACTCTCGAAACGTAACAGCCCGGCGAGTTGAGCCTGGTGCTCATAGCTGGTGGCGATCCCTTCTTTCAGGAAACGGCTGAACTTCTTGTAGAAATCCAGGTAGTCCTCGCTGTTGTTCTTGGCCTCTTTCTCGAGGAACTTGAGGTAGCGTTTGGTGATCAGTCCGTTGAGTTTCTGCACCAGAGCGCTGTCCTGCATTGATTCGCGAGAGATGTTCAGCGGCAGGTCTTCGCTGTCGATGACACCGCGAAGGAAGCGCAGCCACTCAGGCAGCAGCTTTTCCGGTTTGGCATCGATCAGCACCTTGCGGCAGTAGAGCGACACCCCGGCTTCCATCTGGCCCATGCCAAATTGCTCGGTGTTTTCCGTCGGTGTGAACAGCAGTGCGTTGATGGTCAGAGGCGCGTCCGCACTGAAGTGCATGGTGTAGCGAGGATCATCGAAGGCGTGAGCGGTGAACTTGTAGAACTCGTTGTATTGCTCCTCGGTGATTTCAGATTTACTTTTCAGCCAAAGCGCCTCGACGGTGTTGATGTGCTCGCCGTTGAGTTTGATTGGGAAGGAAACAAAATTGGAGTATTTCTCAAGGATCCCTTTGATGCGGGCTTCCTGGGAGAACTCTTCCATGTCGTCTTTCAGGTAGACGACGATTGAGCAGCCGCGTTTGGCGTCGGAATTTTCATCGATGCTGTAACCGGTGGCGCCGTCACTGCTCCAGGTGTGACCATCCGTGCCGTTTTCCCAGGAATGGGTGTGCACTTCCACTTTATAAGCGGCCATGAAGGCGGAGTAGAAACCGACACCGAACTGACCGATGACATCGGCATTATTGTCCCCTTGCTCTTTCATTTTCTCAAGGAATGCCTTGGTGCCTGAGTGAGCGATGGTGCCGAGGTTCTCGACCAGTTCGTCCTTGTTCATGCCGATGCCGCTGTCGGAAATCGTCAGCGTCTTGGCTTCTTCATCGGTGGTGATTTCGATCGCCAGTTCACGGTCGGCCTTGAAAACATCTTTTTCGGTGAGCGACTTCAGGCGCATTTTTTCCAACGCATCGGAAGCATTGGAAACCAGCTCGCGGACAAAGATTTCCTTATCGGTGTAAAGTGAGTGGATGACGATGTCGAGGAGCTGACGGACCTCCGCCTGGAATGAGTGGGTATGTTCTTCTGTAGCTGTAGACATGGTGTTTTTTGATAGATGATTGGATGATGTCAGGAAACTGTCATGCCCGGATGGGGCGTTGCCTGTTTCCTGTGCGCGGGAAAATAGCCAGACTCCCCCTCCCTGCAAGAGAAAATGCCTGATCCAGCCAGCCACTGTCAGCACCAGACACAAAAAACCTTCACCCCGGATCGCGGAGTGAAGGTTGATTGGAAATAAAGGTGCGGTCCGTGGGCTTAACCCACATTGACAGAAGCACTCGCGCCACCGGCAGCGACATTGAAGATGATGCCCAGTACCCAGCAGATGCTCCAGATCAGCATGATTTTCTGATGGTTATGCTTTTTCGCATTCATCCAGCCCCAAATGAAGGCCCACAGAGGGCAGATGATACCGAGGATGGCGAGGCCGATGTTCTCGTTTTGGAACATCTTAATAAGGGTCATGATCCAGCAAGCCAAGGAGGCCAAGCCAGTGATAATAGCTAAAATAAACAGGAAGGACATGATGAATAGTGGTTTGTGAGGTTATTATAAATGCTCCGTTCAGCAAGAAACAGTCCTGTTATACGGCGCTTTTTAAACCCTAGTTTGAAATTATGTTCCGAGTCAATGCATAAATGAGTAAGAGGATCCCCAAAACCAACGGCCACTGGGTCACCCGCTCGCTGGTTCGCACCCAATTGAGAAATTGCCCGCGGCGCGGCTCCGGTAAGATCAACCCCACGGCTACAGAGACCCAAAAGAGCATAAAGACCGGTGCAAACCAATGAGCATTGAAAGCCCCGTCCCAGCGACCTTGCAGGAGCAATTTGGTGCTAGTGGTCAGTCCACAGCCCGGACATCGCCAATCGCTGAGTTCTCGAACCGGGCAGGTAGCCACCCGGATACCCAAACTGGAAAGGCCGAAGTAAACCAGCCCCCCAATCAGCATGGCCCAGCCGAGGCGTCGGTTCTCAAGCAAGACCGAGAGCAAACGCACCCGCGGTTTTTTACGGCTGCGGCCATCCTCACCGGGTTTCGATTTCATGGCTGCGGCTGGGGTTGGTCGGGTTGCTTTTATTCTTGTGGCGAGGTGCTGCTCAGCGAGGCATCGCGCCAGATCTGCCGGCTTCCATTGGAGCGGGCATCGTTTTTCTCAAACTTACCAATCGTCACTCCAAGATGAGTCAGGATTCCCGACTCCTGATTGCCCATAGCCACGTTATTGGTAACATCCGCACTGGTTTTTTCTCCGCGAACGACGATGCCGCTGAGCAGATTACCATCGCAGCGATTCGCCTGCACCAGCGCCTTGGCTCCATCGGAAATGAGGATGCCGGCTTCGCGGTTTTTCGAACAAATACTGCCCGCAATGGTCACCTGCACCGCCGGGCTCATTGCGAGGATACCGCAGAGCCCGTTCTGGGTCATCTTACACTTGCTGACGACGCCCCCCCCCCCCTGCCAGAACGCCAATCCGTGTTGAATATTGTTCGTGCTCTGGGTGTTGCGCAGGGTCACTTGGCTGTCTTGACCATAGACAGAAATTCCATCCCAGCCGCATTCGCTGATTTCGCAGCTGGTAATTGTGGCTTTCGCACCATCAAACACCGCAATACCGTGGCCAGCGGAATGGGTAACACTGCAGGCGGCAAGAGTAACGTCCTGAGCCATAACGGTGATGCCGGAAAAGCGATCGCCTCCGTGGTCGAACCCTTCATGCACCAAGGTTAAGCCACTGATCAGGCTGCCTTTGGCTGTTGGGTGAATGGTGATCAGAGATGCTTGATCCGCAGGCATCTGCAGAATTGTTTTTCCATCGGCGGATCCCTCAAGTCGCACCGGTTGGTGAATCTCGAGCGATTCCTTGTAGGTGCCGGGAGAAATGCGGATCAGATCGCGTGGTCGGGCCCCTTCGAGGGCGGCGGCAATCGTGGCGTAGTCACCCGGAACTTTGATAGCGCGGGTGTAGGCGCTCATCTTGCTGTGTAGGTTGGAGATTTCGCTGTTGCTTGGGTCTAACTTGCGAGCTTCCACCAAGTAAGCCATCGCCTCGGCGTTAAACTCGCCAGTATCGAGCTTCTTGGCTTTTTCCATCAAGGACAGTGCCTTCGCCTGATTCGCTCGGATGGTGGCACTGACCCGATCCACCTTTCGAACAAAATCTGGCAGCTGTTGATTCTTCGGATCGATTTTGCGTAGCTCGGCAATGGCTTGGCGCGCTTCTGCCATCTTACCGGCATCCACAGCGGCGGTGACAGCTTCCATTTTCAGCGCCACATCGTGCTCGTGTCTACCAGCGGCGATCAATTCCAACTTCGTCTTGGCAGTGGTATTTTCCGGATCAATTTTCAACACCGACAACGCCAGCCGCTCCGCTTCGTCCCAGCGTTCGGCCTCAAGCGCCGCTTGGCTTTCGCCCAGCGAGTAGAACAACTGCTGGTTGCGTTCCTCGAGCTTACCAAGGCGGATCGACTCCATACCCTCCACAGCGACTGAAGAGCCAGGCTCCAGGGTGAGGATTTCCTTATAGGCGGATTCCGCCTCGGACCATTTGCGTTTACTCACTGCTGCCCGTCCAAGGCTGGATAAGTAGGTAGTGCGTTGTTTCAGCTCGGCGTCGATATTCCACTGGCGTTGATACCAATTATACCCCCACCAGCCACAGGCACTGAGCGCGCCGATGAGCATCAGCACTACCACAAAATCGGTATTGGGACGGAGGCGTTTCCTTCCCGCCACTACCTTGACGGCGGCGGTGTATTCCAGCAGCTCTTGCTCATAACGATATCTGAGCTCGGGGCTGGGAGCATTTTCCATCAGGTCCTTCTTGTAGGCAACCGTCTCCTCAAAGGTCGGGATGAACGAGCGAGGGTCGTCCCCTGGATCAAGTCCGAGGATTTTGCGAGCATCCGTATTCTTCATGTGGGTAGCGGAAAAAGGGGTGATTCGGATAAGGGGCGCGACTAGTCGCTGAAGCGCTGCACAATGGGCATGCGGCGCCCCATGCCGAAGGCTTTGGAAGTGACCCTAAGGCCTGGAGCAGCCTGAAATCTCTTCCACTCGTTCAAGTCTACCCGACGTTGCACCCAGCGGACAAGGTTTTCATCGAAACCGTGACCGTCAATGATCTCGGCGGCGGAGAGATGTTGCTCGACGTAAAGCTCGAGGATGGCGTCCAAGGTCTCGTATGGTGGCAGCGTGTCCTGATCTTTTTGGTCGGGACGAAGCTCGGCGCTCGGCGGCTTTTCAATGGTATCCCAAGGGATGATTTCCTTATCGCGGTTGATCCAGCGTGAGAGTGCGTAGACCTGCATCTTCGGCAAATCGCTGATCACGGCCAGACCGCCACACATGTCGCCATACATCGTGCAGTAGCCCACCGCGAGTTCACTTTTATTGCCGGTGGTCAGGAGCAATCGACCCGATTTATTCGAGAGTGACATTAGAAATAGACCACGGATCCGCGCCTGCATGTTCTCCTCGGTCACGTCTTCTGGTTGGTCTCCAAAAACCGGAGCCATGGCCGACTTGACCTGCTCGAAGGTCTCGGCAATCGGCACCGTGTCGCAGGTCATTCCCAAAGCTTTAGCCAGCTCGACCGAGTGATCGACACTGCCACCGGAGGAAAATTGGCTGGGCATCGTCAGCCCGTGGACATTTTCCGCCCCCAGCGCATCGCAGGCAAGCGCGGCGGTGAGCGCGGAGTCGATCCCTCCGCTCAGCCCGAGGCAAGCGGTGGTAAAGCCGCACTTGTGAGCATAATCGCGCAGGCCGAGCACCAGTGCTTGGTAGTTTTCCTCTTCCTCGCAGGTGTCTGCCGGTTGGTGCTCGTCGCTACCAGTCTGGGCGAGATCCACCACCCGACACTCCTCGGCGAAGGCAGAGAGAGCTGCGAGAGGTCGTCCTTGTGCGTCCACCGCCAGGGAATTGCCATCAAAAATCAGCTGATCATTGCCACCGATGCAATTGCAATACACCACCGGCACTTCCGCCTCCTTGGCCACTTCGGCCAGCATTTCCCAGCGACGTTGCGGTTTCCCCTGACTGAATGGCGAGGCGCTGAGGTTGAGAATCACATCGATCCCCTTGCCCTTCAGCTCCTCGGCCGGGTCGCGTTCATACAGTGGACGGTAGAGATAGTCTTCGGTCCAAATATCCTCGCAAATAGTGATGCCCAGGCGCTGACCGTTCCACTCGATAGGGTCGCAGCACTCGCCGGGCTCAAAATACCGTCGCTCATCGAAGACATCATACGATGGCAGCAGGGTTTTCCAGATCTTGTGCTTCACCTTGCCTTCATGGAGGAAGGCGGCGGCATTGCGGAAGGGTTTACCTACGGTCTCAGGCTCGCAGAAATCAACGTATCCCACCAGCATCGGCACCTCACCGACTTCATCGGCCAGATAGTCCAGCGCCTGCAGGCACTTCGGCACAAACTGCGACTTGAACAGCAGGTCCCGTGGCGGGTAGCCGACCAGTGCCAGCTCAGGCACGATCACAATCTCGGCACCCTTTTCCAGGCACTCGCGGTAAGCGGCCATGATCCGTTTGGCGTTGCCGGGGAAATCCCCCACAACGGCGTTGAGCTGAGCTATTCCAATCTTCATAGGTTGATGCGAGGTTTCTTAGACAAGTTTGCTGCGCAAATACAGCAAGGAGTGTGGGAAAATGGGACGGACGACTACCACAGGCCGTATTTGGCAAAGTGCAGGGCATACCAGCCCATGATCAGATTCGCCACTCCGTGCATCACCACGCAGGCCGTCAGACTCTTGGTCCGGACAGCGAGCCAATACATCAACGAGCCAAAAATGATCGCACCCAAGTAATCCACCGGCTGATGCACCAGCATGAAGGCACCGGTGGTGACCAGGTAGGAAATCCACGCCGGTTTGCCAAAGGGCACCTTCCAGTAGTCGCGATCCGGATCGAGCAGGAAGCGCATCAGAAACCCTCGCCAGAAGATCTCCTCGACCAGTGCCACGACCACCACGGCACGGAAAAAACGTAGAATCAACGAGGTCCAGTAAACCGCTTCATTGCCGCCAAACTTGTCGGCCAGGTCTTGCGGATTGAAACCTTCGGTCCGAGGCATCACGCCGAGATATTTCAGAATCCCCTCCTGTTTTCCTTCCAGGCCCATCCAGCTGTGAATTTGGGTGGGCAGGATCCAGAAGCCAATTCCAATCGCCCCCATCAACGCACCCAGCCACACATGCCGACTCCATTTCAACTCATAGTTTTTACGGAAAAATAGAAGCAATCCTATCGCAATCAATGACTGAATAGGATACATCCACTGCGCCGGGTAATGTCGCCACCAGGGAGCGTCCGGATGATTCCACTCGGGCCATCCGGTGAGCTGGTAAGGGACCAAAAGCAGCATGAACACCGCCAAGGGAGCCACGTGGGCCACCGTGCGGTCGGTTTTCAGCTGCTGAATATCCATGGTCGCGCGCTCGGAATGTTACAGAGTTTGGACAAAGCGTTCCATCCTCAGCATCGCCGTTTTCAGCTCCTCGAATGAGGTGGCGTAACAGCAACGCAAGAAGCCCTCACCGGCCTCACCGAAGGCATCCCCCGGCACTGCCGCCACGTCTTCCGCTTCGAGCAACCGCATGGCGAACTCCTGACTAGTCAGCCCGGTTTTACTGATGTCCGGGAAGACATAGAACGCCCCACCGGGAGAATGGCATTCGAGGCCGATTTCGTTCAGCCGTTTCACCAGGA
It encodes:
- a CDS encoding acyltransferase family protein, which codes for MSDEKSQEAADPAQRLFSLDALRGFEMFWIIGGSGFVLALANLLDVDDFWLRELSVQLTHVQWEGFHFYDLIFPLFIFLAGMAVPYSILAKLDNGVSAWRLQVKILIRSMMLILIGLSFSALSFQPDHIRFYNVLWLIGMSYLIGASITLHVESWQMRLVIFVTVLVFYHLILMYLPYPGKGQQMTQENNLAAWLDRNLISTALYRENYDPEGSIRILPAGMLCLLGALAGEWVRGYGRARLRCGLELIAAGLLCLGLGWLWSQLIPIVKDLWSPSFILCSAGWSFLCFAAFYITMDVARQRWLGWFFIPIGMNAILIYASQWYVPWKNIRDFVFRGLARSQSDTDVQQLILLGGLVLVQWLVLYWLYRKKAFLSV
- a CDS encoding inositol monophosphatase family protein, producing the protein MNDLSATLTSCIDLVRRVGDFQLSHFRKMPDDASDMKAVRETVSFVDVESENMLSQGLLPLVDNAGFYGEESGKSGSQELVWIVDPLDGTTNYLSGLDQFSISVALVEAGKTILGVIYKPATGEVYSSVRRQGVCYNGEPTKPTHPEIEAKDALFSTGFPYRSADVAEQFFQAAPQVLTLGRGIRRSGSAALDVANLAMGWQQGFWETDLQPYDIAAGMLMMAENGIVVTNHQGKPYDMFNDRLMVAGLSKVHEKLLPVISANYAL
- the htpG gene encoding molecular chaperone HtpG, yielding MSTATEEHTHSFQAEVRQLLDIVIHSLYTDKEIFVRELVSNASDALEKMRLKSLTEKDVFKADRELAIEITTDEEAKTLTISDSGIGMNKDELVENLGTIAHSGTKAFLEKMKEQGDNNADVIGQFGVGFYSAFMAAYKVEVHTHSWENGTDGHTWSSDGATGYSIDENSDAKRGCSIVVYLKDDMEEFSQEARIKGILEKYSNFVSFPIKLNGEHINTVEALWLKSKSEITEEQYNEFYKFTAHAFDDPRYTMHFSADAPLTINALLFTPTENTEQFGMGQMEAGVSLYCRKVLIDAKPEKLLPEWLRFLRGVIDSEDLPLNISRESMQDSALVQKLNGLITKRYLKFLEKEAKNNSEDYLDFYKKFSRFLKEGIATSYEHQAQLAGLLRFESSLEEAGKLTSFAEYIDRAKDEQENIYYLTGMSRDAIESGPYLEAFKARGLEVCFFTEPVDQYVMEALPEFKGKKLVSADRGEIDLEDVATEGEELDEKSAEKLIEFLEKELGERVEKVEASGRLIDSPVAALTPKDAPNAQMRAMMQSMGQDMPATKATLEINPRHEVIHGLAKLVDSDEDTAKLVAQQLTDNALLAAGLLENPHQMAKRMNQLIEKLVK
- a CDS encoding DUF2752 domain-containing protein, which translates into the protein MKSKPGEDGRSRKKPRVRLLSVLLENRRLGWAMLIGGLVYFGLSSLGIRVATCPVRELSDWRCPGCGLTTSTKLLLQGRWDGAFNAHWFAPVFMLFWVSVAVGLILPEPRRGQFLNWVRTSERVTQWPLVLGILLLIYALTRNIISN
- a CDS encoding right-handed parallel beta-helix repeat-containing protein, giving the protein MKNTDARKILGLDPGDDPRSFIPTFEETVAYKKDLMENAPSPELRYRYEQELLEYTAAVKVVAGRKRLRPNTDFVVVLMLIGALSACGWWGYNWYQRQWNIDAELKQRTTYLSSLGRAAVSKRKWSEAESAYKEILTLEPGSSVAVEGMESIRLGKLEERNQQLFYSLGESQAALEAERWDEAERLALSVLKIDPENTTAKTKLELIAAGRHEHDVALKMEAVTAAVDAGKMAEARQAIAELRKIDPKNQQLPDFVRKVDRVSATIRANQAKALSLMEKAKKLDTGEFNAEAMAYLVEARKLDPSNSEISNLHSKMSAYTRAIKVPGDYATIAAALEGARPRDLIRISPGTYKESLEIHQPVRLEGSADGKTILQMPADQASLITIHPTAKGSLISGLTLVHEGFDHGGDRFSGITVMAQDVTLAACSVTHSAGHGIAVFDGAKATITSCEISECGWDGISVYGQDSQVTLRNTQSTNNIQHGLAFWQGGGGVVSKCKMTQNGLCGILAMSPAVQVTIAGSICSKNREAGILISDGAKALVQANRCDGNLLSGIVVRGEKTSADVTNNVAMGNQESGILTHLGVTIGKFEKNDARSNGSRQIWRDASLSSTSPQE
- a CDS encoding NAD+ synthase; amino-acid sequence: MKIGIAQLNAVVGDFPGNAKRIMAAYRECLEKGAEIVIVPELALVGYPPRDLLFKSQFVPKCLQALDYLADEVGEVPMLVGYVDFCEPETVGKPFRNAAAFLHEGKVKHKIWKTLLPSYDVFDERRYFEPGECCDPIEWNGQRLGITICEDIWTEDYLYRPLYERDPAEELKGKGIDVILNLSASPFSQGKPQRRWEMLAEVAKEAEVPVVYCNCIGGNDQLIFDGNSLAVDAQGRPLAALSAFAEECRVVDLAQTGSDEHQPADTCEEEENYQALVLGLRDYAHKCGFTTACLGLSGGIDSALTAALACDALGAENVHGLTMPSQFSSGGSVDHSVELAKALGMTCDTVPIAETFEQVKSAMAPVFGDQPEDVTEENMQARIRGLFLMSLSNKSGRLLLTTGNKSELAVGYCTMYGDMCGGLAVISDLPKMQVYALSRWINRDKEIIPWDTIEKPPSAELRPDQKDQDTLPPYETLDAILELYVEQHLSAAEIIDGHGFDENLVRWVQRRVDLNEWKRFQAAPGLRVTSKAFGMGRRMPIVQRFSD
- a CDS encoding CAAX prenyl protease-related protein; its protein translation is MDIQQLKTDRTVAHVAPLAVFMLLLVPYQLTGWPEWNHPDAPWWRHYPAQWMYPIQSLIAIGLLLFFRKNYELKWSRHVWLGALMGAIGIGFWILPTQIHSWMGLEGKQEGILKYLGVMPRTEGFNPQDLADKFGGNEAVYWTSLILRFFRAVVVVALVEEIFWRGFLMRFLLDPDRDYWKVPFGKPAWISYLVTTGAFMLVHQPVDYLGAIIFGSLMYWLAVRTKSLTACVVMHGVANLIMGWYALHFAKYGLW